From Nymphalis io chromosome 10, ilAglIoxx1.1, whole genome shotgun sequence, a single genomic window includes:
- the LOC126771219 gene encoding uncharacterized protein LOC126771219 isoform X1, with product MASDGEISCTNDPNFAVIYSFLKVFGKLYSLEVPTLAKLQELIENTQEVLDPLKELHLRLLRRALKSVQSNRWERCLIKFCHQQSYHQEAWEIERFSYKKASTQVKLRILKLLLEYQFTCHAKFKSAVNAISCTELRLDPIGRDKNGCVYWLQVDHEANLCLYKEDQDEETWQLIASNREELVKIIGQLKNGEEITPSVVSNNNEDSSSTEIHNAQLEPNKSSDVDDENEEEFLSPESESEHDSDDQKEQNKKSKSPDSIKNKSKEVSDENVNKEENNEVGKNLEISETDKDVKVIESNNGVDKTSEDKVIDSSKDEKEVKSESLDQGEIECYKDENEDEPYKDKIESNKDEIESKKDEIESKKDDIESKKDEIECNKGEIESNKDEIECNKDVEKTLAGEENKLETLEDVDSTEADKDVDSAEADNDVDNTETDTNTEVDGNVENKSNKKDNEPSDIKSVVNENMDSVEQDTEITQKLSEPVTASESTEDTISEAIEEPLMIITGEGNGADCESAYFIGEEICEPVMFFYGEGWGADNDTGNLDAIQQSNSNDKSDEENPPEECNGENHDVSNSNSKAKLSKNVKLKNKSIIKRSLKKQSNDGTDNVKSDRKKHCIREMDKSNGSNSNTFNESESNKGCNVNDKSTTENEKLKKVGKKKIRSKVKKKQLLRKVEKDESKEALNSVSESENCQSNKASIIEKRKSSLSSDQSDENSEDDKDKSSDKEAAKVDDDLPPKKIRLETPDSETVSHSKETSDSKEEAISNENNENENSNTNVQNDSLTVRKKIKARKGKFKPKKALQKPFEESSKNDKVEDTKKESKGVKRSLLNANASDKNNESQSESDEEEPVTIGKRLKTKPKKINTSTRKKVEAKHMTKSSSESEEETLYSLGKKTPKKVLKKKIKGKEKQKSQTQSEDPDITPVRQSRRIAQMKIKEEADRRHLEEVALRELKMIHKKKSAEEEEEEASWRASDSSAASPPRRARAPVWRAADSTGPDDSDSDEPLFEHDEPDLEFDKSDHEFSPESDLESGEPVEPLKRARTLEEGAADGVCARCGRGEQPEWILLCDACDAPYHASCLKPLLLVVPEGDWFCPPCNHAMLISALERELTKYDELLARVEAERARKQLEVAAADSSDEKASPGGADGADGAADGTADGTAGDSGSDGSSAWSSDGAVYRLRARRQLPVSYRAREYDRLISSAIKEEYVEPTTSAGNQGRGKDISTIIEAAEEEKMKAERDAIEQGKQIEVKKIKKKQRKKQRKLNSLDVPSEDDDETDEDFKDTGMESSSEDISSSAERGSSTSRSSDSLPIRRACRPDKKDRQKFEESSPEVKKKKKGVFDESSGESAGRKEWSKKCKWARKRGLSQYDAAGNVVRARVTYGGLSDEPNDWSPKHRTRRRKIDYTEMPNTESEDEMHKSSGKHMPDSSDEFKVDDSDVTSDSDSDRAKRRKEEAAQSGDERQRALCDLISKTAVVPLQKLPDDVTRMKTEELHATLALESQSQMSSTPRPLRGRGSRGGRGSRGARGRGRGAGAADDALAKLVGVKIKDLKPDSVMGPLRPNQAEREKKRQEREAKLAEKEARKQERMQKKEEKEKLKEQKAKEREEKRLARLALQESKRVKKEKTEFVGPPGYPPGMSVRPERPYGSPGPRPPPDYQEQRFPVAPRLQVRPELRGIASVDERSPLAHRPDQHHNVMREGTLSVAGSPQPFKPVTEEPSIITRMPHMINQQYRGSMMYPAGNPPYGPRGQGVPMYQMHPGLNQGARAQYPQYYSHIQGLPAYPVRPGGAPPASSPGPHRPLGPSPLAHGPSVSPHGPPHRPPVSSPHGPPSSSPQSHYGPPGPHPHGMPGLRPPHAPHGPPVSGPHGVLRPPGHLSGRPELQGAHPPGSSVSNPHVPPGVSPHGPPVSSPHGPHMASGLPHGHSGLLHGPPGMRPSMPLGMPHGPPVSSPHGPPLLGSHQNSMPRGLVPGMVAGMRGPGPVAAGNVVVRVPTPGAPSVSPAPVLPGQKSPSTNSLSDVVAEPPITIKAEVKTEPEYQSPPVSPSDRPTSPEPLRNHPKIKHTENKDGRPRYPLGPYAPQYGPYGPYAPHAPPNSQPQETLLNLQTRLHHNPMQRMPSNVRPFLPNNPNDMKPVDSIPRSGLERPQFNEVRSSVSERPLIPHDISRPSHLDRPLMHEMIRPSGPNSSVHDIQRPSSSERTVPDRTMMHDMLRPSGQDQSPIHDMSRLHGLDRQLPQDMPRPPGTDRSLIQDMLRPTGTDHQMMHDMPRTPGPDRPLMHDIPRPPGLDRPPGLERPPSMDRHPGMDRPPSMDRHPGLDRPPGLERPPSMDRHPGMDRPPGLERPPSMDRHPGMDRPPSMDRHSGMDRPPGLERPPSMDRHPGIDRPPGLERPPSMDRPPSMDRHPGMDRPPSMDRPPSMDRPSGMDRPPGLDRPLMHDMPRPPGPERTLLHDMPRPPGPDRPLMHDMPRPPGPERTLMQDMTRPPGPDRSLMHDMPRGAGSDRPLMHDMSRPPGSERQMIHDMPRAPGLDRSIIHDLPRASAPERLMGHDLPPHYPYMRPQGRLPYGVPLLRAPHAGRSSPGMPHYAPYQDMHRLEKQPPMQTLRESVLTPTKPASPRDETEKDAERESGAESPNDVDDDRSSPPETKPQFLKIPGAVNKYIPEGKLVPIKTEAPGDDGSVFGGLVSYFSSQREDDLDA from the exons CAACCGAGAGGAACTAGTAAAAATTATAGGTCAACTGAAAAATGGTGAGGAGATCACTCCATCTGTTGTCTCAAACAATAATGAGGATTCAAGTAGTACAGAAATCCACAATGCACAGTTAGAG CCTAATAAATCATCAGATGTAGATGATGAAAATGAAGAAGAGTTCCTAAGTCCAGAATCCGAATCTGAACATGATAGTGATGatcaaaaagaacaaaataaaaaatcgaaatctcctgatagtattaaaaataaatctaaagaaGTATCAgatgaaaatgtaaataaagaagaaaataatgaagttggaaaaaatttagaaattagTGAAACTGATAAAGATGTAAAAGTTATTGAATCTAATAATGGCGTAGATAAAACTAGTGAAGATAAAGTCATAGACAGTTCTAAAGATGAAAAAGAAGTGAAAAGTGAATCTTTGGATCAAGGTGAAATTGAATGTTATAAAGATGAAAATGAAGATGAACCTTATAAAGACAAAATTGAATCCAATAAAGATGAAATTGAATCTAAAAAAGATGAAATTGAATCTAAAAAAGATGATATTGAATCTAAAAAAGATGAAATTGAATGTAATAAAGGTGAAATTGAATCTAATAAAGATGAAATTGAGTGCAATAAAGATGTAGAAAAAACTCTAGCTggtgaagaaaataaattagaaactcTTGAAGATGTAGATAGTACTGAAGCAGATAAAGATGTAGATAGTGCTGAAGCAGATAACGATGTAGATAATACTGAAACTGATACCAATACTGAAGTGGACGGCAATGTAgaaaataagagtaataaaaaagACAATGAACCTAGTGATATTAAAAGTGTTGTGAATGAAAATATGGATAGTGTTGAACAAGATACTGAAATAACACAAAAACTATCAGAACCTGTGACTGCATCTGAGTCAACGGAAGACACAATCAGTGAAGCGATTGAAGAACCTTTAATGATTATAACAGGCGAAGGGAATGGAGCAGATTGTGAAAGTGCTTATTTTATTGGAGAAGAAATTTGTGAGcctgttatgtttttttatggtGAAGGGTGGGGAGCCGACAATGACACTGGCAACCTAGATGCTATACAACAGTCTAATAGTAATGATAAGAGCGATGAAGAAAACCCTCCCGAAGAATGTAACGGTGAGAACCATGATGTGTCAAATTCCAACAGTAAAGccaaattaagtaaaaatgttaaattaaaaaataaatctataatcaAGAGGTCATTAAAGAAACAATCCAATGATGGTACAGACAATGTTAAATCAGATCGTAAGAAACATTGCATAAGAGAAATGGATAAATCTAATGGTTCTAACTCAAACACTTTTAATGAAAGTGAATCAAATAAGGGATGCAATGTCAATGATAAAAGTACAACAGAGAATGAGAAGTTAAAGAAGGTAGGCAAAAAGAAAATTAGGAGTAAAGTTAAAAAGAAACAGCTATTACGGAAAGTTGAAAAGGATGAAAGTAAAGAAGCACTTAATTCTGTATCAGAATCTGAAAATTGCCAGTCTAATAAAGCCAGTATTATTGAGAAGAGAAAGAGTAGTCTCTCTTCTGACCAAAGCGATGAAAATAGTGAAGACGATAAAGATAAGTCATCCGATAAGGAGGCAGCCAAGGTAGACGACGATTTGCCGCCAAAAAAGATACGCTTAGAAACACCTGACTCAGAAACAGTGTCACATTCCAAAGAAACGAGCGACAGTAAAGAAGAAGCTATATCAAACGAAAACAATGAAAACGAAAACTCTAATACAAATGTACAAAACGATTCTTTAACGGTTAGGAAAAAAATTAAGGCCAGAAAAGGGAAGTTTAAGCCGAAAAAAGCATTGCAAAAACCCTTTGAAGAGTCGAGTAAAAATGACAAAGTAGAGGATACTAAGAAGGAAAGTAAAGGCGTTAAACGATCGCTGCTAAACGCGAATGCAAGTGATAAAAACAATGAATCTCAAAGCGAAAGTGACGAAGAGGAACCCGTAACTATTGGtaaaagattaaaaacaaaacctaaAAAGATCAACACGTCGACTAG gaAAAAAGTTGAGGCAAAGCACATGACGAAGAGTTCGAGTGAATCTGAGGAAGAAACTCTTTATAGTTTAG GTAAGAAAACTCCAAAGAAAGTCttgaagaagaaaataaaaggCAAGGAGAAGCAAAAATCACAAACCCAGTCCGAAGATCCGGACATAACCCCCGTGCGACAGTCGCGTCGCATCGCGCAGATGAAGATCAAGGAGGAGGCCGACAGGAGGCACTTGGAAGAGGTTGCGTTGCGAGAGTTAAAGATGATACACAAGAAAAAG AGCGcggaggaggaggaggaggaggcgTCGTGGCGCGCGAGCGACAGCAGCGCCGCGtcgccgccgcgccgcgcgcgcgcgccCGTGTGGCGCGCCGCCGACTCCACGGGGCCCGACGACTCCGACTCCGACGAGCCGCTGTTCGAGCACGACGAGCCCGACC TGGAATTCGACAAGTCCGATCACGAGTTCTCCCCCGAGTCCGACTTGGAGAGCGGCGAGCCCGTGGAGCCTCTCAAGCGAGCGAGGACGTTGGAAGAAG GCGCGGCGGACGGCGTGTGCGCGCGCTGCGGGCGCGGCGAGCAGCCCGAGTGGATCCTGCTGTGCGACGCGTGCGACGCGCCCTACCACGCCTCGTGCCTCAAGCCGCTGCTGCTCGTCGTGCCCGAGGGCGACTGGTTCTGCCCGCCCTGCAACCAC GCCATGTTAATATCCGCCCTGGAGAGGGAGCTGACGAAGTACGACGAGCTGCTCGCCCGCGTGGAGGCGGAGCGGGCGCGCAAGCAGCTCGAGGTGGCGGCGGCCGACAGCTCCGACGAGAAGGCGTCGCCGGGCGGCGCGGACGGCGCGGACGGCGCGGCGGACGGCACGGCGGACGGCACGGCGGGCGACAGCGGCTCGGACGGCAGCAGCGCGTGGTCGTCGGACGGCGCCGTGTACCGCCTGCGCGCGCGGCGCCAGCTGCCCGTGTCGTACCGCGCGCGGGAGTACGACCGCCTCATCAGCTCCGCCATCAAG GAAGAATATGTTGAACCTACTACGAGCGCGGGTAATCAAGGCCGGGGGAAAGACATATCCACTATAATAGAAGCGGCCGAAGAAGAGAAGATGAAAGCTGAACGAGATGCTATTGAACAG GGTAAGCAGATAGAAGTTAAAAAGATAAAGAAGAAACAGCGTAAGAAGCAACGGAAATTGAATTCGCTTGACGTGCCCTCCGAGGACGACGACGAGACCGACGAGGACTTCAAAGACACCGG AATGGAATCGTCGTCTGAGGACATATCCTCGTCTGCGGAACGCGGCAGTTCCACATCTCGCTCTTCCGATTCGCTACCCATCCGACGCGCCTGTAGACCCGATAAGAAAG ATCGCCAGAAATTTGAGGAATCGTCGCCGGAGGTCAAGAAGAAGAAAAAGGGAGTATTCGATGAGAGTTCGGGAGAATCGGCTGGGCGCAAGGAGTGGTCGAAAAA ATGCAAGTGGGCGCGCAAGCGAGGCCTGTCGCAGTACGACGCCGCCGGCAACGTGGTGCGCGCGCGCGTCACCTACGGCGGCCTCAGCGACGAGCCCAACGACTGGTCGCCCAAGCACCGCACCCGCCGCCGCAAGATCGACTACACCGAGATGCCCAACACGGAGTCCGAAGAC GAGATGCACAAGTCGAGCGGGAAGCACATGCCGGACAGCTCGGACGAGTTCAAGGTGGACGACTCGGACGTGACGTCGGACTCGGACTCGGACCGCGCCAAGCGCCGCAAGGAGGAGGCCGCCCAGTCCGGGGACGAGAGGCAGAGGGCTCTGTGCGACCTCATCAGCAAGACGGCCGTGGTGCCCCTGCAGAAGCTGCCCGACGACGTCACCAGGATGAAGACTGAGGAACTGCATGCGACGCTGG cTTTAGAATCTCAGTCGCAAATGAGTAGCACTCCGAGGCCTCTTCGCGGTCGCGGTAGCAGAGGCGGTCGAGGCAGcag GGGCGCGCGCGGGCGGGgccgcggcgcgggcgcggcggacGACGCGCTGGCCAAGCTGGTCGGCGTCAAGATCAAAG ACTTGAAGCCCGACAGCGTAATGGGACCTCTGAGACCGAATCAA GCCGAACGTGAGAAAAAAAGACAAGAGCGTGAAGCGAAACTAGCTGAAAAAGAAGCGAGGAAGCAAGAACGGATGCAGAAGAAAGAGGAAAAAGAGAAACTAAAGGAGCAAAAGGCCAAGGAGAGAGAAGAGAAACGTCTGGCGAGACTAGCTCTACAGGAGAGTAAGAGAGTGAAGAAGGAGAAAACCGAATTCGTTGGTCCCCCAGGATACCCCCCCGGAATGTCCGTACGACCGGAGCGGCCGTACGGCAGCCCCGGGCCAAGACCGCCGCCTGATTACCAGGAACAGAGGTTCCCAGTTGCTCCGAGGTTGCAG GTTCGACCCGAACTACGCGGTATAGCGTCTGTGGACGAACGGTCACCACTTGCCCACAGACCCGACCAACACCATAACGTTATGCGAGAAGGTACGCTGTCGGTGGCCGGGTCGCCGCAACCTTTCAAACCGGTCACAGAGGAGCCGAGCATTATAACAAGGATGCCGCATATGATTAACCAGCAATACAG GGGGTCTATGATGTACCCGGCCGGCAATCCCCCGTACGGTCCCCGCGGGCAGGGAGTGCCAATGTACCAGATGCACCCCGGCCTCAACCAGGGCGCGCGGGCGCAGTACCCGCAGTACTACTCGCACATACAGGGCCTGCCCGCATACCCGGTGCGACCCGGCGGGGCTCCCCCCGCCTCCTCTCCGGGCCCTCACCGCCCACTGGGCCCCAGCCCGCTGGCGCACGGCCCCTCGGTTTCGCCCCACGGGCCGCCGCACCGCCCTCCCGTCTCATCGCCGCACGGGCCGCCCTCGTCTTCGCCGCAATCGCACTACGGCCCACCGGGGCCTCATCCGCACGGTATGCCCGGGCTCCGACCGCCCCACGCGCCTCACGGGCCCCCCGTGTCCGGTCCGCACGGGGTTCTCAGACCGCCAGGACATCTCAGCGGCAGACCGGAGCTCCAGGGAGCGCATCCCCCCGGCTCGTCCGTCTCGAATCCACACGTTCCGCCGGGCGTGTCACCTCATGGCCCTCCGGTGTCGTCGCCCCATGGACCGCACATGGCCAGCGGGCTGCCGCACGGTCACTCCGGTCTATTACACGGACCTCCGGGGATGCGCCCCTCCATGCCGCTCGGCATGCCTCACGGTCCGCCGGTATCGTCTCCGCACGGCCCGCCCCTGCTGGGGAGCCACCAGAATTCTATGCCGCGGGGATTGGTCCCAGGGATGGTGGCCGGTATGCGAGGCCCAGGTCCAGTGGCGGCCGGTAACGTCGTCGTCCGGGTGCCTACACCCGGGGCTCCTTCAGTATCGCCGGCACCGGTGCTTCCTGGACAAAAATCGCCATCGACGAATTCATTATCAGATGTCGTCGCAGAACCACCGATAACGATCAAGGCTGAAGTTAAAACAGAACCCGAGTATCAATCGCCACCCGTGTCTCCAAGCGATCGGCCCACCTCGCCTGAACCTCTCAGAAATCATCCCAAAATCAAGCATACGGAAAATAAAGATGGAAGGCCGCGATACCCGCTGGGCCCGTACGCGCCGCAGTACGGCCCTTATGGTCCATATGCACCGCACGCACCACCGAATTCGCAGCCCCAAGAAACCTTACTTAATCTTCAAACGCGACTACATCACAACCCCATGCAACGTATGCCTTCAAATGTCCGACCTTTTTTGCCAAATAATCCAAATGATATGAAACCGGTCGATTCGATTCCCAGGTCTGGTTTAGAACGACCGCAGTTTAATGAAGTTCGTTCGTCAGTTTCCGAAAGACCGTTAATACCTCACGATATCTCGAGACCTTCACATCTGGACAGGCCTTTAATGCATGAGATGATTCGGCCCTCGGGACCTAATTCTTCAGTTCACGATATACAGAGGCCTTCTTCATCTGAAAGAACCGTTCCTGACAGGACGATGATGCACGATATGCTCAGACCTTCCGGTCAAGATCAATCGCCAATACATGATATGTCGAGGCTGCATGGACTTGATCGACAGTTGCCGCAAGACATGCCAAGGCCACCCGGAACTGATCGTTCATTGATACAAGATATGCTCAGACCAACTGGGACTGATCATCAAATGATGCACGACATGCCAAGGACACCGGGTCCCGATAGACCTTTGATGCATGACATACCGAGACCACCCGGTCTGGATCGACCTCCTGGTCTTGAAAGGCCTCCGAGTATGGATAGGCATCCTGGTATGGATCGACCTCCTAGTATGGATAGGCATCCTGGTTTGGATCGGCCTCCTGGTCTTGAAAGGCCTCCTAGTATGGATAGGCATCCTGGTATGGATCGGCCTCCTGGTCTTGAAAGGCCTCCTAGTATGGATAGGCATCCTGGTATGGATCGGCCTCCTAGTATGGATAGGCATTCTGGTATGGATCGGCCTCCTGGTCTTGAAAGGCCTCCTAGTATGGATAGGCATCCTGGTATAGATCGGCCTCCTGGTCTTGAAAGGCCTCCTAGTATGGATCGGCCTCCTAGTATGGATAGACATCCTGGTATGGATCGACCTCCTAGTATGGATAGACCTCCTAGTATGGATAGGCCTTCTGGTATGGATAGACCTCCTGGTCTGGATAGACCTTTGATGCACGACATGCCGAGGCCGCCTGGCCCTGAGAGAACTTTGTTACACGACATGCCAAGACCACCTGGCCCAGACAGACCTCTGATGCACGATATGCCAAGACCACCGGGTCCAGAAAGAACTTTAATGCAAGATATGACGAGACCACCAGGCCCGGATAGATCGTTGATGCACGACATGCCTAGGGGAGCCGGTTCCGATCGTCCGCTGATGCACGACATGTCACGACCTCCGGGCTCTGAACGTCAGATGATACACGACATGCCAAGGGCTCCCGGTCTGGATCGATCTATAATCCACGATTTGCCCAGGGCTTCGGCACCCGAAAGACTAATGGGTCATGATCTACCTCCACACTACCCGTACATGAGACCGCAAGGTCGTTTGCCTTACGGCGTGCCGTTGCTACGAGCCCCCCACGCTGGCCGGTCCAGTCCCGGGATGCCGCACTACGCACCCTACCAGGACATGCACAGATTAGAGAAGCAGCCTCCGATGCAGACTCTGCGGGAATCGGTTCTAACGCCAACCAAACCGGCCTCACCCAGAGACGAAACCGAAAAAGATGCCGAGAGAGAAAGCGGAGCCGAATCACCGAACGACGTCGACGACGATCGTTCGTCTCCACCCGAAACTAAACCTCAGTTCCTGAAAATACCCGGcgctgtaaataaatatattccggAAGGCAAGCTGGTTCCCATCAAAACGGAGGCCCCTGGCGACGATGGCAGCGTGTTCGGGGGCCTCGTGAGCTACTTCTCGAGCCAGCGGGAGGACGACTTAGACGCGTAA